The following coding sequences are from one Granulicella arctica window:
- a CDS encoding fasciclin domain-containing protein, which yields MKKTLLASLAIAALAITTLSASAQKDPEVGGAPMYPSKTVVENASTAPNLTTLVAAVKAGGLVETLSGPGPFTVFAPTNDAFAKLPAGTVDNLVKPENKDTLVKILTYHVVAGKISSKQLEKMIKKGGGKATLKTVQGEDLTATMSGSSIVLTDAKGGTSTITTADVFQSNGVAHVIDTVLMP from the coding sequence ATGAAGAAGACCCTTCTCGCATCCCTGGCGATAGCAGCCCTCGCCATCACAACTCTTAGCGCCTCTGCGCAAAAGGACCCCGAGGTCGGCGGCGCACCGATGTACCCCAGCAAGACAGTCGTCGAGAACGCCTCCACCGCTCCGAACCTCACCACCCTCGTCGCCGCAGTCAAGGCTGGCGGCCTGGTCGAGACCCTCAGCGGCCCCGGTCCCTTCACCGTCTTCGCTCCCACCAATGACGCCTTCGCCAAGCTTCCCGCAGGCACCGTCGACAACCTCGTCAAGCCCGAGAACAAAGACACCCTCGTCAAGATCCTCACCTACCACGTCGTAGCCGGTAAGATCAGCTCCAAGCAGCTCGAGAAGATGATCAAGAAGGGCGGCGGCAAAGCCACCCTCAAGACCGTCCAGGGCGAAGACCTCACCGCCACCATGTCCGGCTCCTCCATCGTCCTCACCGACGCCAAGGGCGGCACCTCCACCATCACCACCGCGGACGTCTTCCAGTCCAACGGTGTAGCCCACGTCATCGACACCGTACTCATGCCCTAA